In one window of Actinomycetota bacterium DNA:
- a CDS encoding biotin carboxylase N-terminal domain-containing protein, producing MNARPFRSVLVANRGEIAVRVLRACRELGLTGIAVHSDPDAGALHVREADRAVAIGGSAVAESYLDQDRLLAAAAEAGAEAVHPGYGLLSEHAGFARAVTGAGLVWVGPPPEAIAQMGDKLAARRAVLAAGVEPVPGTTDPVTDPAEVVAFGEANGWPVAVKAAAGGGGRGIRVVAGPGDAAEALAAATREAQAAFGDGACYLERFFPRPRHVEVQVLADTHGAIVQLGERDCSVQRRHQKLVEEAPSPGLPAEVGQRLRTWAVAVAKACGYVGAGTVEFLWDPASGGAWFLEMNTRIQVEHPITEQVTGIDIVAAQLRVAAGEPLGLAQDDVAVRGHAIECRVNAEDPARGFLPTPGTITALRWPGGPGVRVDAGYERGDAVPPFYDDLLGKLVAWAPDRDQAIARMRAALDELVVEGVATTVPALARVLDHDDFRAARHWTTWLEEAVDLAGVAPAAAPEDGADFHVTAGGRTWPVRLYRHRPRPPGGGAGGGGLVASPLAGTLARLTVTAGQRVAEGELLAVVEAMKMETPLLAPFSGIVVGVRSAVDGPVAAGQIVVELEAGGRR from the coding sequence ATGAACGCCCGGCCCTTCCGGTCCGTGCTGGTGGCCAACCGGGGGGAGATCGCCGTGCGGGTGCTGCGGGCCTGCCGGGAACTGGGGCTGACCGGGATCGCCGTCCACTCCGACCCGGACGCCGGGGCCCTGCACGTGCGCGAGGCCGACCGGGCCGTGGCCATCGGCGGCTCGGCGGTGGCCGAGTCCTACCTGGACCAGGACAGGCTGCTGGCCGCCGCCGCCGAGGCGGGGGCCGAGGCCGTCCACCCCGGCTACGGGCTGCTCAGCGAGCACGCCGGCTTCGCCCGGGCCGTGACCGGCGCCGGGCTGGTCTGGGTCGGCCCCCCGCCCGAGGCCATCGCCCAGATGGGCGACAAGCTGGCCGCCCGGCGGGCGGTGCTGGCCGCCGGGGTCGAGCCGGTGCCCGGCACGACCGACCCGGTGACCGACCCGGCCGAGGTGGTCGCCTTCGGCGAGGCCAACGGCTGGCCGGTCGCGGTCAAGGCGGCCGCCGGCGGGGGCGGCCGCGGCATCCGCGTCGTCGCCGGCCCCGGCGACGCCGCCGAGGCCCTGGCCGCCGCCACCCGGGAGGCGCAGGCCGCCTTCGGCGACGGCGCCTGCTACCTGGAGCGCTTCTTCCCCCGGCCCCGCCACGTCGAGGTCCAGGTGCTGGCCGACACCCACGGCGCCATCGTCCAGCTCGGGGAGCGGGACTGCTCGGTCCAGCGCCGCCACCAGAAGCTGGTCGAGGAGGCGCCCTCACCCGGGCTGCCGGCCGAGGTCGGCCAGCGGCTGCGCACCTGGGCGGTGGCGGTGGCCAAGGCCTGCGGCTACGTCGGCGCCGGGACGGTTGAGTTCCTCTGGGACCCGGCCTCGGGCGGCGCCTGGTTCCTGGAGATGAACACCCGCATCCAGGTCGAGCACCCGATCACCGAGCAGGTCACCGGGATCGACATCGTCGCCGCCCAGCTGCGGGTGGCGGCCGGCGAGCCGCTCGGCCTGGCCCAGGACGACGTGGCCGTGCGCGGCCACGCCATCGAGTGCCGGGTCAACGCCGAGGACCCGGCCCGCGGCTTCCTGCCCACCCCGGGCACGATCACCGCCCTGCGCTGGCCGGGCGGCCCCGGCGTCCGGGTCGACGCCGGCTACGAACGCGGCGACGCCGTGCCCCCGTTCTACGACGACCTGCTGGGCAAGCTGGTCGCCTGGGCCCCCGACCGCGACCAGGCGATCGCGCGGATGCGGGCCGCCCTCGACGAGCTGGTGGTGGAGGGCGTCGCCACCACCGTCCCGGCCCTGGCCCGGGTGCTTGACCACGACGACTTCCGGGCGGCCAGGCACTGGACGACCTGGCTGGAGGAGGCGGTCGACCTCGCCGGCGTCGCCCCGGCGGCGGCCCCGGAGGACGGCGCCGACTTCCACGTCACCGCCGGCGGGCGGACCTGGCCGGTGCGGCTGTACCGGCACCGCCCCCGGCCCCCCGGCGGCGGCGCCGGCGGCGGGGGGCTGGTGGCCTCGCCGCTGGCCGGGACCCTGGCCAGGCTGACGGTCACCGCAGGTCAGCGCGTTGCCGAAGGGGAGCTGCTGGCCGTGGTCGAGGCCATGAAGATGGAGACGCCGCTGCTTGCTCCGTTTTCTGGCATTGTGGTCGGGGTAAGATCCGCGGTTGACGGGCCGGTTGCGGCCGGCCAGATCGTGGTCGAGCTGGAGGCCGGAGGACGGCGATAG
- a CDS encoding ATP-binding protein: MLEAQGFREFSGHADQVAAARRFVASAIQGGGPARDVSRLLVSEAATNAVLHSATGDGGSFSVAYLISDHLLRVEVHDGGGPSGPRRRVHHLESMTGRGLELFDALSDRWGVDGSPDGRTVWFELDLAAEEARSDASR, translated from the coding sequence ATGTTGGAGGCGCAGGGGTTTCGAGAGTTCAGCGGGCACGCCGACCAGGTCGCGGCGGCCCGTCGCTTCGTTGCCTCCGCGATCCAGGGCGGCGGGCCCGCCCGCGACGTCAGCCGGCTCCTCGTCAGCGAGGCCGCCACCAACGCCGTCCTGCACTCGGCCACCGGTGACGGCGGCAGCTTCTCGGTCGCCTACCTGATCTCCGACCACCTGCTCCGGGTCGAGGTCCACGACGGCGGCGGCCCCAGCGGACCGCGCCGCCGCGTCCACCACCTCGAGTCCATGACCGGCCGCGGCCTGGAGCTGTTCGACGCCCTGTCGGACCGCTGGGGCGTGGACGGCAGCCCGGACGGCAGGACGGTCTGGTTCGAGCTCGACCTGGCGGCCGAGGAAGCCCGCAGCGACGCCAGCCGCTAG
- a CDS encoding enoyl-CoA hydratase/isomerase family protein — protein sequence MTSLVRVEVAGRVATVTLDRPEALNAISTELAVELAEAVEPLATDPGVRAVVLTGAGKRAFCVGADLKQRAGFDDHGWFVQREAFRRGFAAVRRCPLPTVAAVSGFALGGGTELALACDLVVADDDATFGLPEVRLGLVPAGGGTQLLVRRVGRSVAKDLVLTGRRVPAPEAHRLGLVDRVVARGEVLTAATALAAEIAANAPTAVRMAKWAIDLGADLAQEAAMEVEDEAWRRAVLSDDRREGIAAWVEKREPNWPGG from the coding sequence ATGACCTCGCTGGTCCGGGTGGAGGTTGCCGGGCGGGTGGCCACCGTCACCCTCGACCGGCCGGAGGCGCTGAACGCGATCTCGACCGAGCTGGCCGTCGAGCTGGCCGAGGCCGTCGAGCCGCTGGCCACCGACCCCGGGGTGCGGGCGGTGGTCCTGACCGGGGCCGGGAAGCGCGCCTTCTGCGTCGGGGCCGACCTCAAGCAGCGGGCCGGCTTCGACGACCACGGCTGGTTCGTGCAGCGGGAGGCGTTCCGCCGCGGGTTCGCCGCCGTCCGCCGCTGCCCCCTGCCCACGGTGGCGGCCGTTTCCGGCTTCGCCCTCGGCGGCGGCACCGAGCTGGCCCTGGCCTGCGACCTGGTGGTGGCCGACGACGACGCCACCTTCGGGCTCCCCGAGGTCCGCCTCGGCCTGGTCCCGGCCGGGGGCGGCACCCAGCTGCTGGTCCGGCGGGTTGGCCGGTCGGTGGCCAAGGACCTGGTCCTCACCGGCCGCCGCGTCCCCGCCCCCGAGGCCCACCGGCTCGGCCTGGTCGACCGGGTCGTGGCCCGGGGAGAGGTGCTGACCGCGGCCACCGCCCTGGCGGCCGAGATCGCGGCCAACGCCCCGACCGCCGTCCGCATGGCCAAGTGGGCCATCGACCTGGGCGCCGACCTGGCCCAGGAGGCGGCCATGGAGGTCGAGGACGAGGCCTGGCGGCGGGCCGTCCTCTCCGACGACCGCCGCGAGGGCATCGCCGCCTGGGTCGAGAAGCGCGAGCCCAATTGGCCGGGGGGCTAG
- a CDS encoding NAD-dependent epimerase/dehydratase family protein → MRTLVTGGSGFIGSALVDRLAGDGHQVTVVDDLSTGRLENLDGARSSGRVELAEIDLAGPELAGVVAGARPEVVYHLAAQIDVRRSVADPLHDARVNVLGTIALAKAALEAGCRRLVFASSGGTVYGEPDPAALPIDERYPPRVTNPYGVSKRSAEDYLASLADLHGLEPVSLRLGNVYGPRQDPHGEAGVVAIFCNRLLAGEPVTIFGDGRQTRDYVFVEDVVDAFVAGGQHPDAPGARVNIGTGVETSVLELYSALREVSGLGGEPAFAPARPGELARIALDSAEAGRVLGWRSRVGLADGLARTWAWASQEVAPW, encoded by the coding sequence ATGCGAACGCTGGTCACGGGCGGTTCCGGTTTCATCGGGTCGGCGCTGGTGGACCGCCTGGCCGGCGACGGGCACCAGGTGACGGTCGTCGACGACCTGTCAACGGGGCGGCTGGAGAACCTGGACGGCGCGCGCTCCTCCGGCCGGGTCGAGCTGGCCGAGATCGACCTGGCCGGCCCGGAGCTGGCCGGAGTGGTCGCCGGAGCGCGGCCCGAGGTCGTCTACCACCTGGCCGCCCAGATCGACGTGCGCCGCAGCGTCGCCGACCCGCTGCACGACGCCCGGGTCAACGTGCTCGGCACCATCGCCCTGGCCAAGGCGGCCCTGGAGGCCGGCTGCCGGCGGCTGGTGTTCGCCAGCTCCGGCGGGACGGTGTACGGCGAGCCCGACCCGGCGGCCCTGCCGATCGACGAGCGCTATCCGCCGCGGGTGACGAACCCCTACGGGGTGTCGAAGCGGTCGGCCGAGGACTACCTGGCCTCACTTGCCGACCTGCACGGGCTGGAGCCGGTCAGCCTGCGGCTGGGGAACGTCTACGGGCCCCGCCAGGACCCCCACGGCGAGGCCGGGGTGGTGGCCATCTTCTGCAACCGGCTGCTGGCCGGCGAGCCGGTGACCATCTTCGGCGACGGCCGCCAGACCCGCGACTATGTGTTCGTGGAGGACGTGGTCGACGCCTTCGTCGCCGGCGGGCAGCACCCGGACGCCCCCGGGGCCCGGGTCAACATCGGCACCGGGGTCGAGACGTCGGTGCTGGAGCTGTACAGCGCCCTGCGGGAGGTGTCCGGGCTGGGCGGCGAGCCGGCGTTCGCGCCCGCCCGGCCGGGCGAGCTGGCCCGGATCGCGCTCGACTCGGCCGAGGCCGGCCGGGTCCTCGGCTGGCGGTCCCGGGTCGGCCTGGCCGACGGGCTCGCCCGCACCTGGGCGTGGGCGTCCCAGGAGGTCGCCCCCTGGTGA
- a CDS encoding PP2C family protein-serine/threonine phosphatase: MQEAATPVTAGTRAAAASRGWLLPYLLIAVIAVVEVLADNVVVGGFLVLAPLLASRLSTRRSQVIAVGVVTLAAAAALGVFTGKLTSDQLAIRVVLITLATLFALVNWGASQREQSALERAADTIRMAGSLAAGLEPEEAYDLLAQSARTLYAANAAAVYRRQGEQMVTVAQARDPDVPAMPIRLPRASFPAAFMTVTRRVSARSTEPEAPMLAARGLASLLWLPLLDRTGDQLGTIVLAWKRDPRLSAQALEASEAFAGLGARAISGSERVRAQTEVLEQVQALLLTTPPAWVAGFQVGVRYQSASGLAQIGGDFYDVVELDERGLAFILADARGKGLEASSLAAVLKGAFRSLAGEGAGPARILNRLDRLVAREGGDEDFVTALAGRLHPDGRILLASAGHPAPLGAGPRLVQVAAPLGLGTQANESQGHLRPGHRLVCYTDGLVEARNAAGEFLDRSVFEEAVAADSLAAALDRLVELVDRHAAGRHDDDLALLGLEYDPRGGGGG, from the coding sequence GTGCAGGAGGCGGCCACGCCGGTGACGGCCGGCACCCGGGCGGCCGCGGCGAGCCGCGGCTGGCTGCTCCCGTACCTGCTGATCGCCGTCATCGCGGTGGTCGAGGTGCTCGCCGACAACGTGGTCGTGGGCGGGTTCCTGGTCCTGGCCCCGCTGCTGGCCAGCCGGCTGTCGACCCGGCGAAGCCAGGTCATCGCCGTCGGCGTGGTCACCCTGGCCGCGGCCGCAGCCCTGGGGGTCTTCACCGGGAAGCTGACCAGCGACCAGCTCGCCATCCGCGTGGTCCTGATCACCCTGGCCACCCTGTTCGCGCTGGTCAACTGGGGCGCCTCCCAGCGCGAGCAGTCGGCCCTGGAGCGGGCCGCCGACACCATCCGGATGGCCGGGTCGCTGGCCGCCGGCCTCGAGCCGGAGGAGGCCTACGACCTGCTCGCCCAGTCGGCCCGGACCCTGTACGCGGCCAACGCGGCCGCGGTCTACCGCCGCCAGGGCGAGCAGATGGTGACCGTCGCCCAGGCCCGCGACCCCGACGTGCCGGCGATGCCGATCCGGCTGCCGCGGGCGAGCTTCCCGGCCGCCTTCATGACCGTGACCCGGCGGGTCAGCGCCCGCTCGACCGAGCCGGAGGCTCCGATGCTGGCCGCCCGCGGCCTGGCCAGCCTGCTCTGGCTGCCGCTGCTGGACCGCACCGGTGACCAGCTCGGCACCATCGTGCTCGCCTGGAAGCGCGACCCCAGGCTGTCCGCCCAGGCCCTGGAGGCTTCGGAGGCGTTCGCCGGCCTCGGCGCCCGGGCCATCTCCGGCTCCGAGCGGGTGCGGGCCCAGACCGAGGTGCTGGAACAGGTCCAGGCGCTGCTGCTCACCACCCCGCCGGCCTGGGTCGCCGGGTTCCAGGTCGGGGTCCGCTACCAGTCGGCCAGCGGCCTGGCCCAGATCGGCGGCGACTTCTACGACGTGGTCGAGCTGGACGAGCGCGGGCTGGCCTTCATCCTGGCCGACGCCCGCGGCAAGGGGCTGGAGGCGAGCTCGCTGGCCGCCGTGCTCAAGGGCGCCTTCCGCAGCCTGGCCGGCGAGGGGGCCGGCCCGGCCCGCATCCTCAACCGCCTCGACCGGCTGGTGGCCCGCGAGGGCGGCGACGAGGACTTCGTGACCGCCCTGGCCGGGCGGCTCCACCCCGACGGCCGCATCCTGCTCGCCTCGGCCGGCCACCCGGCCCCGCTGGGCGCCGGTCCCCGGCTGGTCCAGGTGGCGGCGCCGCTCGGCCTCGGCACCCAGGCCAACGAGAGCCAGGGCCACCTGCGTCCCGGCCACCGGCTGGTCTGCTACACCGACGGGCTGGTCGAGGCCCGCAACGCCGCCGGCGAGTTCCTCGACCGGTCGGTGTTCGAGGAGGCGGTCGCCGCCGACTCCCTGGCCGCCGCCCTCGACCGCCTGGTCGAGCTGGTCGACCGGCACGCCGCCGGCCGCCACGACGACGACCTGGCCCTCCTCGGCCTGGAGTACGACCCCCGGGGTGGCGGCGGCGGTTAG
- a CDS encoding acyl-CoA dehydrogenase family protein, which yields MDVELAPEQEEFRKIVRAFAEQVVAPRAEAMDRAGALDPVVLDQMAGMGLFGLPFPEEVGGMGADYTTLCLAIEELARVDSSVAITLEAAVGLGAMPIWRYGTAAQHDQWLRPLVTGEKLGAFGLTEPGGGSDAAALTTRASLDGDDWVIDGTKALITNAGLDRSSLVTIAAVTGQRPDGRNELTNIIVPAGTPGYRVGRSYAKVGWHASDTRELIFESCRVPVANTLGERGSGLANFLRTLEEGRIAVAALATGLCQGCVDESTKYARERQAFGQPIAGFQAIAFKIADMEVRAHTARLAWQRAAARLDAGLPFGREAAIAKLYASEAAVTSAREAVQVHGGYGFMEEFPVARFYRDAKVLEIGEGTSEVMRILIARAVGL from the coding sequence ATGGACGTTGAGCTGGCACCCGAGCAGGAGGAGTTCCGCAAGATCGTCCGGGCGTTCGCCGAGCAGGTGGTGGCCCCCCGGGCGGAGGCGATGGACCGGGCCGGGGCGCTCGACCCGGTGGTGCTCGACCAGATGGCCGGCATGGGCCTGTTCGGGCTGCCGTTCCCCGAGGAGGTCGGCGGCATGGGCGCCGACTACACCACCCTGTGCCTGGCCATCGAGGAGCTGGCCCGGGTCGACTCCTCGGTGGCCATCACCCTGGAGGCCGCCGTCGGCCTCGGGGCCATGCCGATCTGGCGCTACGGCACCGCCGCCCAGCACGACCAGTGGCTGCGGCCGCTGGTCACGGGGGAGAAGCTGGGCGCGTTCGGGCTCACCGAGCCGGGCGGCGGCTCCGACGCCGCGGCCCTCACGACCCGGGCCAGCCTGGACGGCGACGACTGGGTGATCGACGGCACCAAGGCGCTCATCACCAACGCCGGCCTGGACCGCTCCAGCCTGGTCACCATCGCCGCCGTGACCGGGCAGCGGCCCGACGGCCGCAACGAGCTCACCAACATCATCGTGCCCGCCGGCACCCCCGGCTACCGGGTCGGGCGCAGCTACGCCAAGGTCGGCTGGCATGCCTCCGACACCCGCGAGCTGATCTTCGAGAGCTGCCGGGTCCCGGTGGCCAACACCCTCGGCGAGCGCGGCAGCGGCCTGGCCAACTTCCTCCGCACCCTTGAGGAGGGCCGCATCGCCGTGGCCGCCCTGGCCACCGGCCTCTGCCAGGGCTGCGTCGACGAGTCCACCAAGTACGCCCGCGAGCGCCAGGCCTTCGGCCAGCCGATCGCCGGGTTCCAGGCGATCGCCTTCAAGATCGCCGACATGGAGGTCCGGGCCCACACCGCCCGCCTGGCCTGGCAGCGGGCCGCGGCCCGGCTCGACGCCGGCCTGCCGTTCGGCCGGGAGGCGGCCATCGCCAAGCTGTACGCCTCCGAGGCGGCCGTCACCTCGGCCCGCGAGGCCGTCCAGGTCCACGGCGGCTACGGCTTCATGGAGGAGTTCCCGGTGGCCCGCTTCTACCGCGACGCCAAGGTGCTGGAGATCGGCGAGGGCACCAGCGAGGTCATGCGCATCCTCATCGCCCGTGCGGTCGGGCTCTGA
- a CDS encoding bifunctional nuclease domain-containing protein encodes MDDVTLVRLAREGDEGAFAELVARHRPMVVGVCRRVLGDPGLAEDAAQEAVLLAMVSLDRLERPERFGAWLGGIGLNVCRRWRRDQAREAWSLAALTGGRAGPDPVPDEPAERAEAADAARRVRRAVGRLPAGQRAAVVLFYLVGMAHREVAAALGIGVGAVKTRLHKGRAALREELAAWWREDDMATATGPVTMRVAEVRRQPKEEGRPEKTAILLSEAAGERRLCIWVGAFEGLQIAFALEGTELPRPMAYQFMTSLLAATGGRLAEARVTGLEDGTFYGVAVVEGPAGTQEVDARPSDVLNLALLTGAPVRVDPGVLAEASESERGARYLAEASAYPDGTAAIVAEFQAEMERTRAEYLRRR; translated from the coding sequence ATGGACGACGTGACGCTGGTGCGGCTGGCCCGGGAGGGGGACGAGGGGGCGTTCGCGGAGCTGGTGGCGAGGCACCGGCCGATGGTGGTCGGGGTGTGCCGGCGGGTGCTGGGGGACCCGGGGCTGGCCGAGGACGCCGCGCAGGAGGCGGTGCTGCTGGCGATGGTCTCGCTGGACCGGCTGGAACGGCCGGAGCGGTTCGGGGCCTGGCTGGGCGGGATCGGGCTCAACGTGTGCCGGCGGTGGCGGCGCGACCAGGCCCGGGAGGCGTGGTCGCTGGCCGCGCTGACCGGCGGGCGGGCCGGGCCCGACCCGGTGCCGGACGAGCCGGCGGAGCGGGCCGAGGCGGCCGACGCGGCCCGGCGGGTGCGCCGGGCGGTCGGACGGCTGCCGGCCGGGCAGCGGGCCGCGGTCGTCCTGTTCTACCTGGTGGGGATGGCCCACCGGGAGGTGGCGGCCGCCCTCGGCATCGGGGTCGGGGCGGTCAAGACGCGGCTGCACAAGGGCCGGGCCGCCCTCCGCGAGGAGCTGGCGGCGTGGTGGAGGGAGGACGACATGGCGACAGCGACCGGGCCGGTGACCATGCGGGTGGCCGAGGTCCGCCGGCAGCCGAAGGAGGAGGGGCGGCCCGAGAAGACGGCCATCCTGCTGTCGGAGGCGGCGGGGGAGCGGCGGCTGTGCATCTGGGTGGGGGCGTTCGAGGGCCTCCAGATCGCGTTCGCTCTCGAGGGGACCGAGCTGCCCCGGCCGATGGCCTACCAGTTCATGACGTCCCTGCTGGCGGCGACCGGCGGCCGCCTTGCCGAGGCCCGGGTCACCGGCCTGGAGGACGGCACCTTCTACGGCGTGGCCGTGGTCGAGGGCCCGGCCGGGACCCAGGAGGTCGACGCCCGCCCCAGCGACGTCCTCAACCTGGCCCTGCTCACCGGCGCCCCCGTCCGCGTCGACCCCGGGGTGCTGGCCGAGGCCTCCGAGTCCGAGCGGGGCGCCCGGTACCTGGCCGAGGCGTCCGCCTATCCCGACGGCACCGCGGCCATCGTGGCCGAGTTCCAGGCCGAGATGGAACGCACCCGCGCCGAGTACCTGCGCCGGCGCTAG
- a CDS encoding DUF72 domain-containing protein — MPVLVGTSGWQYRDWRGRLYPERLAQARWLEHYADRFATVESNNAFYRLPEATTFAAWAERTPPDFVMAVKASRYLTHIRRLRDPEEPVGRLMDRARHLGAKLGPVLLQLPPTLRADPAALDRTLRAFPAGTRVAVEPRHDSWWTDQVRDLLAGHGAALCLADSPRRPTPVWRTADWTYLRLHEGTADPRPCYDRPALAAWAARLAELVGPGADAYVYFNNDPGGCAVRDAVWFAEEAARAGLHPTRVPAPDEAPAG; from the coding sequence GTGCCGGTGCTGGTCGGGACCTCTGGCTGGCAGTACCGGGACTGGCGGGGCCGCCTCTACCCCGAGAGGCTGGCCCAGGCCCGCTGGCTGGAGCACTACGCCGACCGCTTCGCCACCGTCGAGTCCAACAACGCCTTCTACCGGCTGCCCGAGGCCACCACCTTCGCCGCCTGGGCCGAACGGACCCCACCCGACTTCGTCATGGCCGTCAAGGCCAGCCGCTACCTGACCCACATCCGGCGCCTGCGCGACCCCGAGGAGCCGGTCGGGCGCCTGATGGACCGGGCCCGCCACCTCGGCGCCAAGCTCGGCCCGGTGCTGCTCCAGCTGCCCCCGACCCTGCGGGCCGACCCGGCCGCCCTGGACCGGACCCTGCGGGCGTTCCCGGCCGGGACCCGGGTCGCGGTCGAGCCCCGCCACGACAGCTGGTGGACCGACCAGGTCCGCGACCTGCTGGCCGGCCACGGGGCCGCCCTCTGCCTGGCCGACAGCCCGCGCCGCCCCACGCCCGTGTGGCGCACCGCCGACTGGACCTACCTGCGCCTCCACGAAGGCACCGCCGACCCCCGCCCCTGCTACGACCGCCCGGCCCTGGCCGCCTGGGCGGCCCGCCTGGCCGAGCTGGTCGGTCCCGGCGCCGACGCCTACGTCTACTTCAACAACGACCCCGGTGGCTGCGCCGTCCGCGACGCCGTCTGGTTCGCCGAGGAGGCGGCCCGGGCCGGCCTCCACCCGACCCGGGTCCCGGCCCCCGACGAGGCCCCGGCGGGCTAG